The region TTGACGCTCTTTATTCAACAAGTCGATTTGTTGTGCGAGCATATCTGCTTCTTCTCTATCATTAGTCATAAGCAAATGTACAGCAGGATCTGCAGCTTCTAGTCTTCCTACTGCATTAATTCTAGGGGCAAGTGCAAAACCAATTGTTTCTTCTGTAATATCCTTTGACTCAATCCCACATACTTTCAATAGAGCTTTTATCCCAATTCGATTCGTTGTTTGAAGCTTTTCTATCCCTTTACTTGCTAGTAATCTATTTTCATCATGCAGAGGTACCAAATCTGCAATCGTACCAATTGCAGCAACTTCCAACAAAGAAGTAGGTACTTGTCCTAAAAGTGCATGTGCCAGCTTAAAAGCAACTCCTACACCCGCTAGCTCCTTAAACGGGTAAGAACAGCTTTCTTTTTTAGGATGAATAATTGAGAAGGCATCTGGGAGGACAGGTCCTGGTTCATGGTGATCAGTAATAATTAGATCAATGCCTAGTTCCTTAGCAACATCTGCCTCATGCAATGCAGAAATACCCGTATCTACCGTAATAATTAAAGTAAAGCCTTCGTCCTTTGCCCATCTGAAGGCCTTTTCATTCGGACCATAGCCTTCCGTAAAACGATTAGGTATATAGAAGTCTACATTTGCACCTTTTTCTAATAAGGCGGTCATTAATACTGTTGTACTACTTACACCATCAGCATCATAATCTCCGTATACTAATATTCTCTCATTATTTAAAATAGCTTGGTTTATTCGATCGACCGTTTTTTCCATATCCTCAAGTAAAAAAGGATCATGAAAATCTTGCGTATCGGTAAATAAGAATGCTTTCGCAGTCTCTACGGTATCGAAACCTCTACTTACCAATAATGAAGCAACTAGAGGTGCTATATTTAACTCTTTCGAAATTAAATCTATCTTATCATTATCATTATTTAAAATATCCCAACGTGTTTTAGCCTGTAGCATTCTTTCACCCCTTAACCACACCATTATACAGGAGTGACTAAGGGGTTTCAATGAAGTTAACCTTGTTTATAAAGCTGGAAATATTTTATTTTAGTTCACTACTTTCCTTATGTTCAGCTGTCTCTTCTAATGGTTCTGAAGGTGTAGTTTCTTTAAGTTGTTCATTTTTGTTATCAACTTCCACCTTAAGAGCTGCATTTTCTTTTTCAAGTCCTTTTACTTTCCTTTGTAATACAAAAAGTCGGAATATCCCGGCAGATGCCACAATTATTCCCCCCATTGATACTGAACCTAAAATAATAAGGATAAGTGGCCAGTCAGCAGTCCCAAATAGATAGTCAACTTCAACCGGCTCAACATTTATTACTGCAAATAATGCAACTATAATAGCAAATAAGAATGCTAAGATTAAACTCCATTGTCCCTTCATAATTTAATCCCCCTTTAGATTCAAATTAATCCTCATCATCTTCTGAATAAGGATTAATATGTACGAACACATCTTGGACATTTGAAACCTCTATTAATTTTTGTTTTACCGTTTTTCCTATTTTATGACCTTCTTCGACTGTTATATGTGGATCAACAGAAACTTTTATATCTACTATTACATAATGTCCATGCTCACGAGCATGTAGAGAACCAATCTTTTTAACCCCAGGTACTGTTAATACTACATTTCGCATTTCAACAGTATCTTCTTCATGTAAAACATGGTCCAGGGTATTATGAATTGATTCTTTCCCTAACTTCCAAGCTGTTTTAAGAATTAGAATAGAAACAAATAAGCCTGCAACAGGGTCTCCATATTCTAACCATGGAATTCCCATTTTTTCTCCTAGAATGGCTGCCCCTACACCAATTAATGCGGCAATAGAGGAGTAGACATCTGATCGGTGGTCGTAAGCATTAACGATAATTGCATCACTTTTTATTCTTTTACCCAACTTGTATTTGTATCTAAACATTGCTTCTTTGGCAATGATTGATATGATAAGTGCGTAAATAGCGATTGTCTTTGGTGCCTCTATGGGTTCGAAAAACGCTTCAAATGAAGATTTTCCAATCTCTATACCAACTAAAAATAAAAGTACAGATACGATGATAGCAGCAATGGATTCGGCTTTCCCGTGACCATATGGATGATCCTCGTCAGGTGGTTGCTTTGCTGCACGTAACCCAATAAAAACCGCTAAAGAACCAGCAACATCCGTCGCGGAATGCGCAGCATCTGCTACTAATGCTCTACTTCCTGAGATGACACCGATTACATATTTTAAAATAGCTAATCCAAGATTTCCGACTACTCCTACCATTGCCGCAAATTCAGCTTCCTTGAATCGATCTTTGTTCCCCAAGTTACTCACCCTTCCTTGTAAAACAGTCGTATCTTATTGTAACCAATAACATATTCTCTCACCACAAATTGAACTTGAAAATATTAAAAGCCGTGGATTTCTCCACGGCTTTATTCTACGTTTATACTTCTGGCTCAGGTTCTTTATCTTCGATTTTCGCATAGCGTCTCTTCTCAAGTTGTTTATGTTTCCAAACTAACCATAACTGTGATGCAAGGAAAAGTGAAGAATACGTACCAGCAATTAATCCAACTAGTAAAGCAAACGAGAAGTTGGTGATGGATTCTGCACCTAGGAATAGTAAAGCTAGGACGACAAATACCACTGTGATTACAGTACTTACTGATCTGCCAAGTGTTTGGCGTAATGCTTTATTCACAATATCGGAGAGGTCTTCGAACGTTTTCACTCTCTTCGACTTCTTCATTAACTCACGAATGCGGTCAAACGTTACTATTGTATCATTAATCGAATAGCCGACAATTGTTAGTATTGCAGCTATAAATGTAATATCCACTTCTAAACGTGTTAAGCTAAACAACATAATGATAAAGAAGGCATCGTGTAGTAACGCTATAATCGCTGCTATCGCCATTATCATTTCAAAACGAATCGTTACGTAGATGATAATTCCTATGGATGCTATCATCACTGCAAAAAAAGCATTTCTTGCAAGTTCTTTACCTACAGTTGGAGATACCGTGCTTACACTTGGTTCTGCGCCATAAAGGTTTTGAAAATGAGTTTTAACCTCTGCAATTTCATCCTTAGATAGTACGCCTATAAACCTTGCAACTCCAATTTCTTTATTATCACCTGAAAGGATAACATCTTTTGGCTCATAACCAAGGTCTCTAAATTCTTCAGTTACCTCTTGGGCTGTTAGCGACTTCTCAGCTAGGATTTCTACACGTGTACCACTAGCAAAATCAATCCCTAGATTCAACTTTAACGTTAATAGTAAACCAATACCTAAAACAAACATAACTCCTGAAGCAATGAAGAATTTCTTACGATGCTTCACGAAATCAAAACGATCATATCTCGTTACTACTTCTGTTTCATCTGTTACTGTTGCTATATCAGCAATCTCACTTTGTTTAACTCCAAAGAGTCCTGGCTTATTATTAAAGATGCGACTATTAACCCATAGGCCAAGGAGTAAACGCGAGCCATATACAGCTGTTAAGAAGCTGACCAAAATACTGACAATTAGCATTGTCGCAAAACCTTTAACAGAGCTTGTACCAAAACTAAATAATACAACTGCAGCTAACAGAGTCGTAATGTTTGCATCAAAGATTGTTGACAAGGAATTTCGATTACCAGATTTAAAGGCAGACATTACAGATTTTCCTAATCTTAATTCTTCCCTAATGCGCTCATAAGTAATGATATTCGCATCAACCGCCATACCAACACCAAGCAGTAAAGCCGCAATACCTGGTAATGTTAATACAGCATTCATCCAGTCGAAAATTTGCAGAATCAAGAAAATGTAAATGCTTAGTGTGACAACCGCAATAATTCCTGGGAAGCGGTAATAGAAAATCATAAATAAAAAGATAATTGCAATACCGATCATTCCAGCAAAGACTGTTTTTTGCAATGCTGTTTCACCGAATTTTGCGCCAACTGATGTTGAATAAATTTCTTCAAGGTCTACAGGAAGTGAACCTGCATTGAGTAGATCAGCCAATTGATCTGCACTTTCAACTGTAAAATTACCTTCAATTTGAACATCTGATGTATTTAATATTTGTGAAACCCTTGGTGCTGAAATGAATTTTGGTTCAGCTTTTAGTGCTTCAGCAGCATAAGAGTCCACACCTTCTTCAAAATCTAACCAAATGACAAGAAGGTTGTTAGGGACACCCATAGCCAAAATATCCTCAGTTACTTCTTTAAACAAATTTGCATCTTTTAACTTTAAGCTAACAATTGGTTGGTTTTGCTCCGCAAAGCTTTGCTTTGCTCCATTTTCAACTAGGTCAGTTCCATCCAACATGATGTTATCATTTACATCACGGAATGTTAGCTTTGCTTGCGTTGATAATATTTCACGAACTGTGTTTTGATCATCCACTCCAGCTAACTGGACACGGATACGATCTTCACCTTCAATCTGGATATTAGGTTCACTTACCCCAAGGACGTTTACACGTCTATCCAGAGCTTCAACCGTACTTAGTAGTACATCTCGATCAATGACATCTCCTTCTTTGGCAGGTTTAACTTCATATAGAATTTCAAAACCACCTTGAAGGTCTAATCCAAGTTTTATATTATTTACAATTCCATTTAGCGTTGTACCCATTAAACTTCCGATAAGAAGTACAAGCAGAAAAAAAGCTACTATCCGACCTCTTTTTACCATTTGAAACGTAATCCTCCTTCTGTCTACAAAAAGCTAGCTAAAATACCAATAATCCCATTATGAAACAACACCTAAAACCTGTCAATGTCAGAGGTGAAAGGAGGAAAATAAGTGAATCGTCTAAAAATTACTTTCCAAACAAAGCTTTATACGACTCTTTGCCTTCTTCAGAAAATACATTATCCGTAGATTTAAAGGCTTCAATTGTAGCATATGTAATATAATCACTGATATTTAGTGATAAAATATCATTCACAATTTCATGAAGTTTTCTTTCTTCAGTTGCTTTCTTCCATCTCTTTTTTGTTAAAAACCCCCATAACTCTTCTTCAGTCACTTTGTCATAACCAAACAATTGGAATTCCTCAAGTTTACTAATTAATGCAGGCTCAACCTGTGTACGATATTGGTCGAAAGGATGTTTATTAATACTCATCTTAGTCCCCCTATAAAATTGAAATAGATAGTAATCCTAAACTAACAATGATTGCAGCACTTATCACCCCAAGTGAAATGGCTATAAAAGCATAACGAAAACGAATTCCAAAGATAGCAGCTGCTATACAAGCACTATAGGCTCCAGTTGTTGGGAGAGGAAGTGCTGTAAATAATAGCAGTCCCACGGCTCCGTATTTTTCAACATTATTTCCTTTTTTTAACGTACGATGATAAAGCCAATTATACATTTTTTGATATAGATTAAACCTCATTAACCACTTACTTAATGGATGAAAAAGTAAAAGTATTGGGATTAATGGAAGTAAATTTCCACTTACACTTAATAGGATTGATTTTGCAAGACTAAAATCATAGTGAATATAGGCAAGTGGTAAGCCACCTCTTAATTCTAAAATCGGTAAAGCCGAGATAACTAAAATAATTAATTCTGGAGGCAAAAATTCAAGGTTTTGCACAAGGAAATCTTTTATTCTTTCTTTCATCTAATCAATCCTTTCTCTACGAATAATGTTATCTATTTAACATTATGAGAAAGGGAATAGAATAATACTTGTCATGCTTGGCCCCCTACCTCGCATATAGTAATTGTAAATGAAATAACCTTGTTTGAGAAGGTAGGGAAACACATGTCGAAACAAACATTTTTACAAGGAACGTTAATACTCATAGTTGCTGGCCTTATAACGAAGGTTTTAGGCTTTATAAATCGAATAGTTGTAGCTAACTTGATTGGTGCAGAAGGTGTTGGCCTATATATGATGGCTGTGCCTACTTTCGTACTTACGATAACACTTGTACAAATGGGGCTACCTGTTGCGATTTCTAAGCTTATTGCTGAGGCTGAGGCAATTGGTGATCGGAGAAAGATAAAAAAAATACTTGTTGTTTCTCTAACCGTCACCGGCTCACTAAGTTTAATCTTCACACCTACAATGATATTCCTAGCTCCAATTCTATCTGAAACATTATTTACTGATTCTAGAACATATTGGCCTCTATTAGCTATCTCTCCAATTGTTCCAATTATCGCTATCTCATCTGTGTTAAGGGGTTATTTCCAGGGCCGACAAAACATGCGTCCCGCTGCCATATCTCAAGTAATTGAGCAGGTTGTACGAATAACACTTGTAGCAGTATTTACTAAAGCCTTTCTACCTTATGGAATTGAGTTTGCCGCGGCGGGGGCAATGATATCAGCGGTAATAGGTGAATTAATTTCCTTACTTTATATGTTCTGGATGTTTAAAACGAAGAAACGAGTAAAAGTCCGAACTGATTTTTTCAAAGCTGTAAAGGCAGGGAAGCAAACGTTTAATGAATTAATGTCAATAGCTCTACCGACAACAGGCAGCAGATTGATAGGTTCAATTGCTTGGTTTTTTGAACCAATTGTAGTTGCTCAAAGTTTAGCTATTGCAGGTGTTGCTACACACCTTGCCACTAGCCAATATGGTCAGCTAACTGGATTTGCTTTACCTTTATTACTGTTGCCATCATTTATAACATATGCTCTCGCAACATCCTTAGTTCCAGCAATTAGCGAGGCGGCCGCTAAAAAACAAACTCTTTTAATTGAACACCGTTTGCAACAAGCACTTAGATTATCTTTAGTTACCGGTGGTTTAGCAGTAGTAGTTTTATATGTTTTTGCAGCACCTCTTATGGAACTTATTTATGGGAGTGGAGAGTCCGCGATTTTTGTAAAGGTAATGGCTCCCTTCTTTATCTTTTACTACTTTCAAGGACCTTTACAGGCTACATTACAGGCATTAGATTTAGCAAAAGCCGCCATGATTAATAGCATAATAGGTGCAGTAGTTAAGACGATCGCTATATTCGCATTAGCAACACGTCCTGAGCTTGGAATTATGGGTGCTGCTTTAGCAATAGTTGCAGGTATGGTTTTAGTTACCCTACTGCATTTTAGTACAATTGTAAAAATCATTTCTTATAGTTTTTATGTAAGGGATTATATTAAGAGCTTTTTAACAATGGTCGGATCAGGTATTTGTGGGCACTATTTATTTACAACTGTATTTATATCCTTGCCTCTAATTAGTAAAACATTAGTTTCAATCATCTTTACTTCACTAGTCTATTGCGTTCTTCTATTTGCATTTAGACTGGTTGATAGAAATGAAGTGAAGAGAATCCCATTTGTTGGTCCACCACTTGCAGCATTTCTACCAATTAAAAAGTAACCACCCTTTCATGGATGGTTACTTTTATTTTTTTTCATCCTTTATATCAATAACGAACGTCCCTTTTTTCTCGTTATAGGAACAGTAAGATATCTTCTTAATATCCTTATATCCAAGGTTACGTAGTTGCTGTCGTATCCATAAATTTGTTTTATTTATTTTTTCTAGTTGTTTTTCTTGAACAACCCCGTCGATAATGATAGGCCACTCGAATTCACTTACTGTAGGATTATTGTTTTGTTGTTGTTCGTACTCCTTTTGGAACACAGAAAGCTTGCCAGATGGCTCAAGTATTGCAAACTCTACATCAGAAACACTTCGAACATTTTTCTCCCTTAATTGTAAAAGTAAATCATCAAAATTATACCGTTGTTTTCTCATTTCATGTTCATCAATTTTTCCTTTATCGATAATTACCGTAGGTTTACCATCTATAAGTTCGCGAATTTTTTGGCTTTTAATTGAAAAGTAGGCTAAAGCAATTTGAATTAGCATCAGTAATAACATTGGAAAAACTGTATGCAGCAATGGATCAGATGTATTTTCGATAGATACAACAGCCATCTCAGCAATCATAATCGAAACAACTAGATCTACTATACTTAACTCACCAATTTCTCTTTTGCCCATTAGACGAAATATAAATAAGATCACAAAGTAAATAAAAATCGTTCTAGCGGTAATGATTACATATTCCTCCACCAATAATTGCCCCCTTCAAACCTCTTGTAAAAGCGGAGTAAATCCTTACCTTTTTTTACAAACCAATATGTTTAGCTTTCTACAATTGTTCAAAAATCATTAGGATATTGTTCTACCATTTTTAGGAACAAAAAGTAAAATCTTGATTCTAAAATTAATTGGACATGAATATGCTCGTACTAAGGCTAGATGTAAGAAGAAAATGTAGCACTTTTAGTCTTCATGATATTTCCCAATACCTTTTTACATCTACATCACTTAGAAAGGGGATGTCACAATGAAAAACATGGGTATAGCAATGATTTATGGTGTCGTAGCAATCTTAGTAGTTGTATTAGGCTCTAGTTTATTATTTTCTCTATTGCTTAAATTTACGACACTACAGGAATCTTCATTGTCCTGGGTTATCTTAATTCTTTCATTCTTAGCGCTATTTATCGGTGGTTTTGTTTCGGGAGGGAAAGGAAAAGAAAAAGGATGGTTAATGGGAGGCGCAACAGGCTTGTTATACATCCTAATTGTGTTTTTGTTTAACTTTTTAGGTTTTGATAGTACTTTCTCCACTGAGCAGTTCTTTTATCATACTGGGTTCTTAGCTACAGCAATGATTGGCGGTATAATTGGGGTTAATGTAACGACTCCTGCTAGAAACGCATAAAAGTAATAAAGAAAAAAGAGCTTTCATTTGAAAGCTCTTTCCTTTTACCTAATTTCTTGTTTCGCGTACTGCTTGACGATCAAAAGTAAGTCTAGCGCCGTCTCCAGCTTTAAGTACGATTGTATCCTCATCAATTGCATCAACAATACCGTGAAATCCACCAACAGTTATAACTTTATCACCTTTTTTAATAGACGATTGCATTTCACGAACTGCTTTTTGACGCTTTTGCTGTGGACGGATTAACAGAAAATAAAAAATAGCAAACATTAGTATTAATGGTCCAACTGTTCCTAATAAACCTTCCATTTAGTTCACCCCTTTCATAAGTTGCAGTCTAGCCTAGAAATTTTTTGCATTCGGTTTATTAAAACCATAGCGCTCAAAGAATTCTTCACGGAAATCACCAAGTCGGTCTTCCATAATAGCTTGTCTAACCTGCTCCATTAATTTTAACAGAAAATGAAGATTATGATAAGTCGTTAATCTTATCCCAAAGGTTTCTTCACATTTAATTAAGTGACGAATATAGGCTCTGCTATAATTACGGCAAGTATAACAATCACAATTTTCATCAAGAGGTCGATAATCTCTCGCGAACTGTGCATTCTTAACAACCAATCTTCCTTCACTTGTCATTAGTGTCCCATTACGAGCAATTCTTGTAGGAAGTACACAATCAAACATATCAATTCCACGAATTGCACCATCAATTAATGAATCAGGAGACCCCACTCCCATTAAATATCTTGGCTTATTAGTAGGAAGCCATGGAGTTGTGAAATCTAACACTCTGTTCATTACGTCCTTTGGTTCTCCAACCGAAAGTCCTCCAACTGCATACCCAGGGAAATCCATTGAAACTAAATCCTTTGCGCTTTGTTTTCGGAGTTCTTCATACTCCCCACCTTGGACGATTCCAAATAGCCCTTGGTCATTTGGGCGTTGGTGTGCATTTAAACATCTTTCAGCCCAGCGGCTTGTTCGTTCAACTGATTTTTTCATATAGTCAAATTCAGCAGGGTAAGGTGGACATTCGTCAAATGCCATCATGATATCGGAGCCAAGAGCATTTTGAATATCCATAGCTTTTTCAGGTGAGAGAAATAACTTATCACCATTTAGATGATTTCGAAAATGAACGCCCTCTTCTTGAATTTCACGAAATTCACTTAAACTAAAAACTTGGAAGCCACCTGAATCTGTAAGAATAGCACGATCCCAATTCATAAACTTATGTAACCCACCAGCTTCTTTTACAATCTCATGTCCTGGGCGTAGCCATAAATGGTAGGTGTTACTTAGAATTATACCAGCACCCATTTCTTTTAAATCTTCTGGTGACATGGTCTTTACAGTGGCTAAGGTACCAACTGGCATAAATACCGGAGTATCAAATGAACCATGTGGAGTATGAACCTTACCGAGCCTAGCTCCTGTTTGTTTACAAGTTTTTATTAATTCATAACGTATTGCCGTCAATTTTTGTATCTCCCTTCTAAATAGAAAAGCGTAAGGTGCCCGGTTAGCGACGTATGGACTGAACATATCCGCATGATAAAGGAAACACGGAGAGCATAGCGATCCGATGTTGACTTATCGTAAGGAGGAGAGGTGAAGGCCACTAGTCGCTGGGCACCTGGAGCTAAACACTAAACCTAGTAAAAGCCTTTTATATATCCCTAGTTAGATAATTAGCATAGCATCTCCAAAGCTAAAGAAACGATAACGTTCCTTTACTGCTTCATTGTATGCATGTAAAATCTTTTCTCTTCCTACTAGTGCACTGATCATCATAACTAGTGTTGATTTAGGTAGATGGAAGTTTGTAATTAACCCATCTATTGCTTTAAATTCATAACCTGGATAGATAAAGATATTCGTCCAGCCATTGCATTCCTGAAATTGACTGTATGTATTCATAATTGTTTCGAGGGTTCGTGTTGATGTTGTTCCAACAGAAATGATTCTTCCACCTTCTGCTTTTACTTTATTTAGTAGTTCTGCTGTTCCTTTGGTCATTTGATAAAATTCTGAGTGCATATCATGTTCTTCAATTGAGTCAACACTTACAGGTCGAAACGTTCCTAATCCAACATGTAACGTTATAAAGGCAACATGAACTCCTTTATCCTTAATTTCTTGCAGTAATTTTTCGGTAAAATGTAATCCTGCTGTAGGGGCAGCTGCTGAACCTCGTTCTCGAGCAAATACAGTCTGGTAACGTTCTTGGTCATCTAATTGTTCTTTAATGTAGGGTGGTAATGGCATTTCTCCAAGTGAATCTAGAACTTCGTAGAAGATGCCTTCATATTGAAACTCGAAGGTTCTTCCTCCTTGATCACTCGTACCTGTACAAGTTGCCTTTAGGCGTCCATCTCCAAATGTTAGCACACTACCTTCTTTCACTCTCTTTGCCGGTTTAACTAGGGTTTCCCATGTATCATCTGATGCTTGTTTTAACAACAATACCTCAACTTTTGCGCCAGTATCTTCTTTTACTCCGAATAGCCTTGCAGGTAAAACCCTTGTATCATTTAGGACTAAACAGTCTCCTTCATTTAGGTATGTAAGAATGGATCTAAATGTATCGTGGGTTAGTTCTCCTGTTTGCTTATCTAGTACTAGTAGCCTAGAGGCTTCTCGATCTTCAAGCGGAGTTTGAGCGATGAGTTCCTCTGGTAAATGGAAATCAAATAAATCTACTTTCATTTTTTCACCTATTTCTAATTCATTTCGGTTTGAATCTAATTTGTTAAGTTCAAATCGGTTTATCAGTCATCATTTGTGCATTTTGGGCCAAATGAGGTCACATAAACAGTTTTATCAGCCGTCAGTTGTGCACTTTGGGCCAAATTAGGTTACATAAATCGTTTTATCAACCCTCATTTGTGCACTTTGGGCCAAATGAGGTCACATAAACAGTTTTATCAGCCGTCATTTGTGCATTTTGGTCCAAATGAGGTCAAATAAACAGTTTTATCAGCCGTCATTTGTGGACTTTGGACCAAATGAGGTCACATAAATCGTTTTATCAGCCGTCAGTTCTGCATTTTAAACCAAACGAGGTCACATAAATCGTTTTATCAGCCCTCAATTCTACATTTTGGTCCAAATGAGATCACATAAATCGTTTTATCAGCCCTCAATTCTGCATTTTGGTCCAAATGAGGTCACATAAACATTTTTATAGGGTTCTAATCTATTCATTTAAATCGACCAATCACATAGAAGATGATTGATAGGACGATGCTTACCACAATTGATGTTACAATTGGAAAGTAGAATGTTGTGTTGCCCTTTTTTATAACAATATCACCAGGAAGTTTTCCTATAAATTGCCATATCATGCCTATGATAAGTAGGATTATGCCTAGGGTCATTAATATTTTCCCCATCAATATCACTCCTTAGGAATTTCCATGTGGAAGTGGTTGTAAACTAACTCGGTTACAATCCTGCCTCTTGGTGTTCGTTGGAGAAAGCCAATTTGCAATAAATAGGGTTCATATACATCTTCAATCGTATGAGCCTCTTCGCCAATTGTTGCAGCAATGGTTTCTAGACCAACAGGTCCTCCTCTGAACTTTTCAATGATCCCTTTAAGTAATTTATGGTCAATATGATCCAATCCTAAACTATCGACCTGAAGAAGTTCAAGTGCTTCGCTGCAAAGAGTATTCGTTATTTCTCCATTCCCTCGAACTTGAGCAAAATCTCTAACTCTTCTCAAGAGACGATTAGCAATTCTCGGAGTCCCACGTGATCGTCTAGCAACTTCAATGGCTGCATTTGGTTCAATCGCTACATCTAGTATTTCAGCGGTTCGTTCAACTATATCGGTTAGCTGTGCTTCATTATAATATTCAAGTCTACTTAACACACCGAACCGGTCCCGTAGAGGTGCGGACAGAGATCCAGCCCTTGTAGTAGCCCCTACAAGGGTGAATGGAGGGAGATCTAACCTTACAGACCTTGCCGTTTCCCCTTTACCAATAACTATATCCAAACAAAAGTCCTCCATCGCAGGATAAAGAACCTCTTCGACGGAGCGGTGTAATCTATGTATCTCATCTATAAATAAGACATCACCTGGCTCTAAGGCAGTTAAAACAGCAGCCAAATCACCTGGACGTTCAATTGCAGGTCCAGAAGTCGTTCGGATATTCACACCCATCTCATTAGCAATAATTGTAGCAAGAGTAGTTTTCCCAAGACCAGGAGGTCCATACAATAGGACGTGATCTAACGTTTCTTGTCTCATCTTTGCTGCTTCAATAAAGACTTCCATATTGGCTTTAACCTTATCTTGGCCAATATACTGTT is a window of Cytobacillus luteolus DNA encoding:
- a CDS encoding COG2426 family protein, whose protein sequence is MKERIKDFLVQNLEFLPPELIILVISALPILELRGGLPLAYIHYDFSLAKSILLSVSGNLLPLIPILLLFHPLSKWLMRFNLYQKMYNWLYHRTLKKGNNVEKYGAVGLLLFTALPLPTTGAYSACIAAAIFGIRFRYAFIAISLGVISAAIIVSLGLLSISIL
- a CDS encoding TIGR04086 family membrane protein, whose translation is MKNMGIAMIYGVVAILVVVLGSSLLFSLLLKFTTLQESSLSWVILILSFLALFIGGFVSGGKGKEKGWLMGGATGLLYILIVFLFNFLGFDSTFSTEQFFYHTGFLATAMIGGIIGVNVTTPARNA
- a CDS encoding post-transcriptional regulator — protein: MSINKHPFDQYRTQVEPALISKLEEFQLFGYDKVTEEELWGFLTKKRWKKATEERKLHEIVNDILSLNISDYITYATIEAFKSTDNVFSEEGKESYKALFGK
- the yajC gene encoding preprotein translocase subunit YajC gives rise to the protein MEGLLGTVGPLILMFAIFYFLLIRPQQKRQKAVREMQSSIKKGDKVITVGGFHGIVDAIDEDTIVLKAGDGARLTFDRQAVRETRN
- the spoVB gene encoding stage V sporulation protein B — its product is MSKQTFLQGTLILIVAGLITKVLGFINRIVVANLIGAEGVGLYMMAVPTFVLTITLVQMGLPVAISKLIAEAEAIGDRRKIKKILVVSLTVTGSLSLIFTPTMIFLAPILSETLFTDSRTYWPLLAISPIVPIIAISSVLRGYFQGRQNMRPAAISQVIEQVVRITLVAVFTKAFLPYGIEFAAAGAMISAVIGELISLLYMFWMFKTKKRVKVRTDFFKAVKAGKQTFNELMSIALPTTGSRLIGSIAWFFEPIVVAQSLAIAGVATHLATSQYGQLTGFALPLLLLPSFITYALATSLVPAISEAAAKKQTLLIEHRLQQALRLSLVTGGLAVVVLYVFAAPLMELIYGSGESAIFVKVMAPFFIFYYFQGPLQATLQALDLAKAAMINSIIGAVVKTIAIFALATRPELGIMGAALAIVAGMVLVTLLHFSTIVKIISYSFYVRDYIKSFLTMVGSGICGHYLFTTVFISLPLISKTLVSIIFTSLVYCVLLFAFRLVDRNEVKRIPFVGPPLAAFLPIKK
- a CDS encoding cation diffusion facilitator family transporter, which encodes MVGVVGNLGLAILKYVIGVISGSRALVADAAHSATDVAGSLAVFIGLRAAKQPPDEDHPYGHGKAESIAAIIVSVLLFLVGIEIGKSSFEAFFEPIEAPKTIAIYALIISIIAKEAMFRYKYKLGKRIKSDAIIVNAYDHRSDVYSSIAALIGVGAAILGEKMGIPWLEYGDPVAGLFVSILILKTAWKLGKESIHNTLDHVLHEEDTVEMRNVVLTVPGVKKIGSLHAREHGHYVIVDIKVSVDPHITVEEGHKIGKTVKQKLIEVSNVQDVFVHINPYSEDDED
- a CDS encoding LapA family protein, with the protein product MKGQWSLILAFLFAIIVALFAVINVEPVEVDYLFGTADWPLILIILGSVSMGGIIVASAGIFRLFVLQRKVKGLEKENAALKVEVDNKNEQLKETTPSEPLEETAEHKESSELK
- a CDS encoding DUF421 domain-containing protein produces the protein MEEYVIITARTIFIYFVILFIFRLMGKREIGELSIVDLVVSIMIAEMAVVSIENTSDPLLHTVFPMLLLMLIQIALAYFSIKSQKIRELIDGKPTVIIDKGKIDEHEMRKQRYNFDDLLLQLREKNVRSVSDVEFAILEPSGKLSVFQKEYEQQQNNNPTVSEFEWPIIIDGVVQEKQLEKINKTNLWIRQQLRNLGYKDIKKISYCSYNEKKGTFVIDIKDEKK
- the secDF gene encoding protein translocase subunit SecDF, with the translated sequence MVKRGRIVAFFLLVLLIGSLMGTTLNGIVNNIKLGLDLQGGFEILYEVKPAKEGDVIDRDVLLSTVEALDRRVNVLGVSEPNIQIEGEDRIRVQLAGVDDQNTVREILSTQAKLTFRDVNDNIMLDGTDLVENGAKQSFAEQNQPIVSLKLKDANLFKEVTEDILAMGVPNNLLVIWLDFEEGVDSYAAEALKAEPKFISAPRVSQILNTSDVQIEGNFTVESADQLADLLNAGSLPVDLEEIYSTSVGAKFGETALQKTVFAGMIGIAIIFLFMIFYYRFPGIIAVVTLSIYIFLILQIFDWMNAVLTLPGIAALLLGVGMAVDANIITYERIREELRLGKSVMSAFKSGNRNSLSTIFDANITTLLAAVVLFSFGTSSVKGFATMLIVSILVSFLTAVYGSRLLLGLWVNSRIFNNKPGLFGVKQSEIADIATVTDETEVVTRYDRFDFVKHRKKFFIASGVMFVLGIGLLLTLKLNLGIDFASGTRVEILAEKSLTAQEVTEEFRDLGYEPKDVILSGDNKEIGVARFIGVLSKDEIAEVKTHFQNLYGAEPSVSTVSPTVGKELARNAFFAVMIASIGIIIYVTIRFEMIMAIAAIIALLHDAFFIIMLFSLTRLEVDITFIAAILTIVGYSINDTIVTFDRIRELMKKSKRVKTFEDLSDIVNKALRQTLGRSVSTVITVVFVVLALLFLGAESITNFSFALLVGLIAGTYSSLFLASQLWLVWKHKQLEKRRYAKIEDKEPEPEV